In Xiphophorus maculatus strain JP 163 A chromosome 15, X_maculatus-5.0-male, whole genome shotgun sequence, the following are encoded in one genomic region:
- the LOC102234695 gene encoding toll-like receptor 5 translates to MMMWTLGLQLVVVGVFLQMPGCFPSCLIKGSVAFCGFKNLHSVPPLPPHITHLFLENNRIGEINATSMSGLENLQELDLGNQKVPLVIRSNAFLRQSRLQRLVLGLNPRLQLEPLAFAGLSNLQKLHLDYCSLNESILTGNDLAPLSSLQTLNLYGNHIKRLRPSPFFSNMTDLTNLNLELNKIDEICESDLVGFKGKHFSLFSLKSVYLRNMLNKSFDWQKCGNPFSGVSFQTLDLSYSGLSVDKLRLFFRAISGTNISQLKVSGHIGKGFSFDNLPDPDLDFFEGLKNSSVRFLDLSMNRIFSLRQRVFTPLTEVNSIDLSQNKVNQIHRMAFEGLQGNLKMLNLSHNLLGEIFSHTFASLTNLEILDLSHNHIGVLGYGSFSELPNLRFLNLTDNSLQALGFPAALPNLENLNLNSNKLTSSSVNTITQLAHNVSSLSIQNNRITQIYSFLDQMKRLKLLLYGGNTIKWCILSRRVAPFNIKVLDLHSSSLQSIWSQGKCLNLFDKFQNVTSLNLSSNGLRSLPQGIFKGLTSVVTMDLSSNSLTYLQPDVLPKSLKSLYLSDNFIASPDPIAFSSLSFLDLSKNRFYCNNDLQSFLTWMKQTNIKFLSPIEEFRCEFPASFYNIPLLDYTGQLALRATKTIMNELIQNHIHI, encoded by the exons ATGATGATGTGGACACTTGGTCTTCAGCTGGTTGTGGTCGGTGTTTTCCTACAG ATGCCAGGTTGCTTCCCATCATGCCTCATTAAAGGCTCGGTTGCCTTCTGTGGGTTTAAAAACCTCCACTCGGTTCCTCCTCTTCCACCTCACATCACCCACTTGTTCCTGGAGAACAATCGGATCGGTGAGATCAACGCCACCTCAATGTCCGGCTTGGAGAACCTGCAGGAACTGGACCTTGGGAACCAGAAGGTGCCGCTTGTCATCCGGAGCAATGCCTTCCTCAGGCAGAGTCGCCTTCAGAGGCTGGTGCTCGGGTTAAACCCTCGTCTTCAACTGGAACCACTGGCCTTTGCTGGTTTGTCCAATCTCCAGAAGCTCCACTTGGATTACTGTTCGCTAAACGAGTCCATTCTGACAGGAAATGATCTAGCACCACTGTCATCTTTGCAGACTCTAAATCTCTATGGGAACCATATTAAGAGACTCCGTCCTTCACCGTTCTTTTCGAATATGACTGATTTGACTAACTTGAATCTGGAGCTGAACAAAATTGATGAAATATGTGAGTCTGATCTTGTTGGTTTCAAAGGAAAACACTTCAGCCTCTTTAGCCTTAAAAGTGTCTACCTGAGGAACATGTTGAATAAGAGTTTCGACTGGCAGAAATGTGGGAATCCGTTCAGTGGAGTATCTTTTCAGACTCTCGATTTGTCCTACAGTGGACTCAGTGTGGATAAATTAAGACTATTTTTCAGAGCCATTAGTGGAACAAACATATCCCAACTTAAAGTCTCTGGACACATAGGAAAAGGATTCTCTTTTGATAATCTCCCAGATCCAGACCTTGACTTTTTTGAAGGCTTGAAAAATAGCTCAGTCCGCTTTCTGGATTTGTCCATGAACAGAATATTTTCATTGCGTCAGAGAGTTTTCACTCCACTCACAGAAGTCAATAGTATTGATCTTTCTCAAAACAAAGTGAATCAGATACACAGAATGGCCTTTGAAGGCCTTCAGGgtaatttaaaaatgctcaaCTTGTCACACAATCTGCTTGGGGAAATCTTTTCTCACACCTTTGCCTCTCTGACTAATCTGGAAATTTTAGATTTATCTCACAATCACATCGGCGTTTTGGGTTACGGCTCATTTAGCGAACTTCCAAACCTGAGATTCCTAAATTTAACAGATAACTCCTTGCAGGCATTAGGTTTTCCTGCAGCTTTACCAAATTTAGAAAACCTTAATCTGAACAGCAATAAGCTGACATCCTCATCGGTGAACACCATCACTCAGCTTGCCCATAACGTTTCCTCTCTAAGCATTCAGAACAACAGAATAACgcagatttattcatttctggATCAGATGAAACGCCTCAAACTGCTTCTTTATGGGGGCAACACAATTAAGTGGTGCATCCTCAGCAGGCGCGTCGCTCCATTTAACATTAAAGTTCTGGATCTGCACAGCAGCTCTTTGCAGTCTATCTGGAGTCAGGGCAAATGCCT caatcTGTTCGacaaatttcaaaatgtgacCAGTCTCAACTTGAGCTCCAACGGTCTGCGATCTCTTCCTCAAGGCATCTTTAAGGGCCTTACCTCAGTTGTAACGATGGACCTCTCATCCAACAGCCTCACATATCTCCAACCTGATGTTCTACCTAAAAGTCTGAAATCCCTCTATCTCTCTGACAACTTCATTGCCTCCCCAGATCCAATCGCTTTCAGCTCCCTCAGCTTCCTAGACCTGTCCAAGAACAGATTTTACTGCAATAATGATCTGCAGAGCTTCTTGACGTGGatgaaacagacaaacataaaGTTTTTGAGCCCAATAGAGGAGTTCAGGTGTGAATTTCCGGCTAGTTTCTATAACATACCGCTGTTAGATTACACTGGTCAGCTGGCATTGAGAGCTACCAAAACgataatgaatgaattaatcCAAAATCATATACATATTTAA